The following are encoded together in the Serratia sp. UGAL515B_01 genome:
- a CDS encoding DUF3053 domain-containing protein: protein MAFEIRNRVFTRWLAPVLALLVVMQLTACGDKEPEQRKAFVDYLQNTVMRSGVHIPTLSEDQKQKFGTYTGDYAILVGFSQQLSKSVEASLTHALEQINEIHTARDYMTKRDSLQQSIEGLNLLGQQIQLAKSQADNSRAALKQPGDLKAVYSKAYDKIVTAPTNALMPAIPTTADFVQELVQVGDFLKAQGNQVSFNNGGVQFRTQQQATQYNTMMSSLVAKQQNLLNAQKTVLAVMQ from the coding sequence ATGGCGTTTGAGATCCGCAACAGAGTTTTCACGCGTTGGTTGGCGCCGGTACTCGCATTGTTGGTGGTAATGCAACTGACCGCCTGCGGTGATAAAGAACCAGAACAACGCAAGGCTTTCGTAGATTACTTACAGAATACGGTGATGCGCAGCGGCGTACATATCCCGACGCTAAGCGAAGATCAGAAACAGAAGTTCGGCACTTATACGGGGGATTATGCCATCTTGGTGGGTTTTTCCCAGCAGTTATCGAAATCCGTGGAGGCTAGCCTAACGCACGCATTGGAGCAGATTAACGAGATCCACACCGCGCGAGACTACATGACTAAACGTGATTCCTTGCAACAATCGATAGAGGGATTGAACCTGTTAGGCCAGCAGATCCAGTTGGCGAAGTCACAGGCGGATAATTCACGTGCGGCGTTGAAACAGCCAGGCGATCTGAAAGCCGTGTACAGCAAGGCATATGACAAGATAGTCACCGCCCCGACCAATGCGCTGATGCCAGCGATCCCAACGACTGCTGATTTTGTACAGGAACTGGTACAGGTAGGCGATTTCCTGAAGGCTCAGGGTAATCAGGTGAGTTTCAATAATGGTGGTGTGCAGTTCCGTACCCAGCAACAAGCAACGCAGTACAACACTATGATGTCCAGCTTGGTGGCTAAACAACAGAACCTGCTGAATGCACAGAAGACAGTGCTGGCGGTAATGCAATAA